From the genome of Lotus japonicus ecotype B-129 chromosome 6, LjGifu_v1.2, one region includes:
- the LOC130722410 gene encoding protein ASPARTIC PROTEASE IN GUARD CELL 1, with the protein MVLKIFPILLLLLLNSCTVEPISENHNHNCLSKNGSSLAAIKLPEPSSFNSVSSSEETGCSFSKSEKLGHSGVDDDDDDVEGEPFLATKQHKQSMKLHLRHQPMSKEAEAKNSVAEFAVRDLIRIQTLHRRVIEKKNQNTISRLQKAKEQSKKSYKPEVSPAEYFAGNSSNHLVATLASGVSLGSGEYFMDVFIGTPPKHFSLILDTGSDLNWIQCLPCYACFEQNGPYYDPKDSTSFKNITCHDPQCQLVSSPDPPYPCKAENQSCPYFYWYGDSSNTTGDFALETFTVNLTGNKPEMKLVENVMFGCGHWNRGLFHGAAGLLGLGRGPLSFSSQLKSLYGHSFSYCLVDRNSNSSSKLIFGEDNELLSHPNLNFTSFVGGKEKENQVDTFYYVQIKSVMVGGEVLEIPEETWDLSEDGGGGGGTIIDSGTTLTYFAEPAYGIIKEAFMRKIKGYSIVEGFPPLSPCYNVSGVEQMELPEFGILFADGAVWDFPVENYFIQIEPEEIVCLAILGTPRSALSIIGNYQQQNFHILYDMNKSRLGYAPMKCADV; encoded by the coding sequence ATGGTTTTGAAGATTTTTCCCATTCTGCTTCTCCTTCTTTTGAACTCCTGCACTGTGGAACCCATTTCAGAGAATCACAATCACAATTGTCTCAGTAAGAATGGCTCTTCTCTTGCTGCAATCAAGTTACCTGAGCCATCAAGCTTCAATTCTGTTTCTTCTTCAGAAGAAACTGGGTGTAGCTTCTCAAAGTCAGAGAAACTGGGGCATTCTggagttgatgatgatgatgatgatgttgaggGAGAACCTTTTCTTGCAACAAAACAACACAAGCAATCTATGAAACTCCACCTGAGACATCAGCCAATGAGCAAAGAAGCTGAGGCTAAAAATTCTGTAGCTGAATTTGCAGTGAGAGACTTGATCAGAATTCAAACCCTTCACAGAAGGgtcatagaaaagaagaacCAAAACACCATTTCCAGGCTTCAGAAAGCAAAAGAACAATCAAAGAAGTCCTATAAGCCAGAGGTTTCTCCTGCAGAATATTTTGCAGGAAACAGTTCCAATCATCTTGTGGCAACCTTGGCTTCAGGAGTGAGTCTTGGCTCTGGAGAGTACTTCATGGATGTGTTTATTGGAACACCACCTAAACATTTTTCTCTGATACTTGACACTGGCAGTGACCTTAACTGGATTCAATGTCTTCCTTGCTATGCTTGTTTTGAGCAAAATGGACCATACTATGATCCCAAAGATTCCACCTCTTTCAAGAACATAACTTGTCATGATCCTCAGTGCCAATTGGTGTCATCCCCAGACCCTCCTTACCCTTGCAAGGCTGAGAATCAGAGCTGTCCATATTTCTATTGGTATGGTGATAGTTCCAACACAACTGGGGATTTTGCACTGGAAACTTTCACAGTCAATCTTACTGGGAATAAGCCTGAGATGAAGCTTGTTGAGAATGTGATGTTTGGTTGCGGTCACTGGAATAGAGGTCTATTTCATGGTGCTGCAGGGTTACTAGGCTTAGGGAGAGGACCATTATCATTTAGTTCTCAGCTGAAATCACTATATGGCCATTCCTTTTCCTATTGCCTTGTGGATAGGAACAGCAATTCAAGCAGCAAGTTGATATTTGGTGAGGACAATGAGCTTCTCAGCCACCCAAATTTGAATTTCACTTCTTTTGTTGGtgggaaagagaaagagaatcaaGTTGACACATTTTACTATGTTCAGATAAAATCTGTTATGGTTGGTGGTGAAGTGCTAGAGATACCAGAAGAGACTTGGGATTTGTCAGAAgatggcggcggcggtggtggtacAATAATTGATTCTGGCACCACTCTGACATATTTTGCTGAACCTGCTTATGGGATTATTAAGGAGGCATTCATGAGGAAAATTAAGGGCTATTCAATTGTTGAAGGCTTTCCTCCTCTAAGTCCATGCTATAATGTGAGTGGAGTTGAACAAATGGAGCTTCCTGAGTTTGGGATATTGTTTGCTGATGGAGCAGTTTGGGACTTTCCTGTGGAGAACTATTTTATCCAGATTGAACCAGAAGAAATTGTTTGTTTGGCTATTTTGGGGACTCCTAGGTCTGCTCTTTCAATAATTGGAAACTACCAACAGCAGAACTTTCACATCTTGTATGATATGAACAAGTCTAGACTTGGCTATGCTCCAATGAAGTGTGCTGATGTTTAA
- the LOC130726473 gene encoding GDSL esterase/lipase At2g42990-like produces MRPSRMEKMYTLWLFLIEIFLHISTSSSGKVPAIIVFGDSSVDSGNNNFIPTMAKSNFEPYGRDFPDGNPTGRFSNGRIAPDFISEAFGLKPTIPAYLDPAYSISDFASGVCFASAGTGYDNSTSNVADVIPLWKEVEYYKDYRQKLVAYLGDEKANEIVKEALYLVSIGTNDFLENYYTFPERRCQFPSVQQYEDFLIGLAENFIKQIYELGARKISLTGCPPMGCLPLERAVNILDHHGCSEEYNNVALEFNGKLGLLVKKMNKELPGLQLVDANAYDMLLQIVTQPSYFGFEVAGVGCCGTGRFEMGYMCDPKSPFTCTDANKYVFWDAFHPSQKTSQIVSNYLIEKHLAKFL; encoded by the exons ATGAGGCCAAGTAGAATGGAAAAAATGTACACACTATGGCTCTTTTTGATTGAAATCTTTTTACATATTTCCACATCAAGCAGTGGCAAAGTCCCTGCAATTATAGTGTTTGGAGACTCCTCTGTGGATTCAGGTAACAACAACTTCATTCCAACCATGGCCAAAAGCAACTTTGAGCCTTATGGTCGTGATTTTCCAGATGGAAATCCCACTGGTCGCTTCTCCAATGGCCGCATTGCTCCTGATTTCATTTCTGAGGCCTTTGGCCTTAAGCCAACAATCCCTGCTTACTTGGATCCTGCTTATAGCATATCAGATTTTGCTTCTGGTGTTTGCTTTGCATCTGCTGGAACTGGCTATGATAATAGCACTTCAAATGTTGCT GATGTCATACCTCTATGGAAAGAAGTTGAGTACTACAAGGACTACCGACAGAAATTGGTAGCATATCTTGGTGATGAGAAGGCTAATGAAATAGTAAAGGAGGCTTTGTATTTGGTCAGCATAGGAACAAATGATTTTCTTGAGAACTATTACACATTCCCAGAAAGAAGGTGCCAATTCCCTTCTGTTCAGCAGTATGAGGATTTTCTCATTGGACTTGCTGAAAActtcatcaagcaaatttatGAGCTTGGAGCAAGAAAAATTTCTCTTACAGGGTGTCCACCCATGGGGTGTCTGCCATTGGAGAGGGCCGTCAACATTTTGGACCACCATGGTTGTTCGGAAGAATACAACAATGTGGCTTTGGAATTCAATGGAAAGTTGGGATTGTTAGTGAAAAAGATGAACAAGGAGCTTCCAGGGCTTCAATTAGTAGATGCAAATGCATATGATATGCTGCTGCAAATTGTTACACAGCCTTCTTATTTtg GTTTTGAAGTTGCTGGAGTGGGATGCTGTGGAACAGGAAGATTTGAGATGGGTTACATGTGCGACCCAAAAAGCCCATTTACATGCACAGATGcaaataaatatgtattttggGATGCTTTCCACCCCTCACAAAAAACAAGTCAGATAGTCTCAAATTATTTGATAGAAAAACATTTGGCAAAATTTCTTTGA